The following coding sequences lie in one Aquabacterium olei genomic window:
- a CDS encoding NADH-quinone oxidoreductase subunit M: protein MSNILSLAIWVPVVFGVLLLAVGRQENAAFTRWVALIGAIAGFLVTIPLMTGFDNSTAAMQFVEKAAWIERFNVMYHLGVDGISMWFVPLTAFITVIVVLAGWEVIEDRPHQYYGAFLILSGLMVGVFSALDGMLFYVFFEATLIPMYIIIGMWGGPRRVYAAFKFFLYTLLGSLLMLIALIFLYYKSGGSFSILDWHKLPLAATPQTLLFIAFFAAFAVKVPMFPVHTWLPDVHVEAPTGGSAVLAAIMLKLGCYGFLRFMLPIVPDASHEYAPVVITLSLVGVIYIGLVAMVQQDMKKLVAYSSIAHMGFVTLGFFIFNELGMSGGLVQMIAHGFVSGAMFLSIGVLYDRVHSREISSYGGVVNTMPKFAAFALLFSMANCGLPGTAGFVGEWMVILGAVQYDFLIGLLAATALIFGAAYTLWMYKRVYFGDVTNDHVRELTDINAREFLILAVLAAAVLWMGIQPKPFTDVMHVSVTELLKHVAQSKLN from the coding sequence CTGATGACCGGCTTCGACAACTCGACGGCGGCCATGCAGTTCGTCGAGAAGGCAGCCTGGATCGAGCGCTTCAATGTCATGTACCACCTGGGTGTCGATGGCATCTCGATGTGGTTCGTGCCCCTGACGGCCTTCATCACGGTGATCGTGGTGCTGGCTGGCTGGGAAGTCATTGAAGACCGTCCGCACCAGTACTACGGCGCCTTCCTGATCCTGTCGGGTCTGATGGTCGGCGTGTTCTCGGCGCTCGACGGCATGCTCTTCTACGTGTTCTTCGAGGCGACCCTGATCCCGATGTACATCATCATCGGCATGTGGGGCGGCCCGCGTCGCGTGTACGCTGCCTTCAAGTTCTTCCTGTACACGCTGCTCGGCTCGCTGCTGATGCTGATCGCGCTGATCTTCCTGTACTACAAGTCGGGCGGTTCGTTCAGCATCCTCGACTGGCACAAGCTGCCGCTGGCGGCCACGCCGCAGACGCTGCTGTTCATCGCCTTCTTCGCGGCCTTCGCCGTGAAGGTGCCGATGTTCCCGGTGCACACCTGGCTGCCCGACGTGCACGTTGAAGCGCCGACTGGTGGTTCCGCCGTGCTGGCCGCGATCATGCTGAAGCTGGGCTGCTATGGCTTCCTGCGCTTCATGCTGCCGATCGTGCCCGATGCTTCGCACGAGTACGCGCCGGTCGTCATCACCCTGTCGCTGGTCGGTGTGATCTACATCGGTCTGGTGGCCATGGTGCAGCAGGACATGAAGAAGCTGGTGGCCTATTCGTCCATCGCCCACATGGGTTTCGTGACGCTGGGCTTCTTCATCTTCAACGAGCTGGGGATGTCCGGTGGCCTGGTGCAGATGATCGCCCACGGCTTTGTCTCGGGCGCCATGTTCCTGAGCATCGGCGTGCTGTACGACCGTGTGCACTCGCGTGAGATCTCGTCCTACGGTGGTGTGGTCAACACGATGCCGAAGTTCGCTGCCTTTGCGCTGCTGTTCTCGATGGCCAACTGTGGTCTGCCGGGCACCGCAGGCTTCGTGGGCGAGTGGATGGTGATCCTGGGCGCCGTGCAGTACGACTTCCTGATCGGCCTGCTGGCAGCCACCGCACTGATCTTCGGTGCGGCCTACACGCTGTGGATGTACAAGCGCGTCTACTTCGGTGACGTGACCAACGACCACGTGCGCGAACTCACCGACATCAATGCCCGTGAATTCCTGATCCTGGCCGTCCTGGCCGCCGCCGTGCTGTGGATGGGCATCCAGCCCAAGCCCTTCACCGACGTGATGCACGTGTCCGTGACGGAGCTGCTCAAGCACGTGGCTCAAAGCAAGCTGAACTGA